A single genomic interval of Staphylococcus hyicus harbors:
- the lspA gene encoding signal peptidase II: MRKKYFLGLSIFTVIVVLIADQLTKWLIVAQMTVGESFTVIPNALAITSHRNNGAAWGILSGHLPFFYIITVVILIALVYFYIKEAQEHLLMQFSISLLIAGALGNFIDRVLKGEVVDFIDTKIFGYDFPIFNIADSSLTIGVILLIIVLVFSTQREKG; this comes from the coding sequence ATGAGGAAAAAATACTTTTTAGGTTTATCCATCTTCACAGTAATCGTTGTTTTAATTGCTGACCAGTTGACGAAATGGCTGATTGTAGCTCAAATGACAGTTGGTGAATCTTTTACTGTTATACCAAATGCATTAGCGATTACATCACATCGTAATAATGGTGCTGCTTGGGGAATTCTAAGTGGTCATTTGCCATTTTTCTATATTATTACAGTGGTGATATTAATCGCACTCGTTTATTTTTACATTAAAGAAGCACAAGAGCACTTACTCATGCAATTTTCAATCAGTTTATTAATTGCAGGGGCTTTAGGAAACTTTATAGATCGTGTATTGAAAGGTGAAGTTGTAGATTTTATTGATACGAAGATATTTGGATATGATTTTCCAATTTTTAATATTGCAGATTCAAGTTTAACAATCGGCGTTATTTTATTAATTATTGTGTTGGTATTTTCAACACAACGTGAAAAAGGATAG
- the ileS gene encoding isoleucine--tRNA ligase has protein sequence MDYKETLLMPKTKFPMRGGLPNKEPQIQAEWEEKQLYEKMLKKNEGNTPFILHDGPPYANGNLHMGHALNKILKDFIVRYKTMQGFYTPFVPGWDTHGLPIEQALTKKGVKRKEMSTAEFRKKCEAFALEQIELQKKDFKRLGVNGDFNNPYITLKPEYEAAQIRLFGEMADRGLIYKGKKPVYWSPSSESSLAEAEIEYHDKRSASIYVAFDVKDAKGTVDDDAKFIIWTTTPWTLPANVAITVHPELTYVQMSVEGQKYVIAEALVDSVADALEWNKETVVREKAFKGSELEYVETAHPFIDRVSLVINGTHVTTDAGTGCVHTAPGHGEDDYIVGQKYGLEVISPVDDKGVFTEEAGQFAGMFYDKANKEITTLLTEKGALLKLNFITHSYPHDWRTKKPVIFRATPQWFASISKVREDILDAINETMFKVDWGKTRIYNMIRDRGEWVISRQRVWGVPLPVFYAENGDTIMTKETVNHVADLFEKHGSNIWFERDAKDLLPEGFMHEGSPNGVFTKEEDIMDVWFDSGSSHRGVLEGRQELSYPADMYLEGSDQYRGWFNSSITTSVATRGISPYKMLLSHGFVMDGEGKKMSKSLGNVIVPDTIVKQKGADIARLWVCSVDYLADVRISEEILKQVADVYRKIRNTLRFLLGNVSDYNPDTDKISEDNLLEVDRYVLNRFREFKNSTLDHFDQFDYLDIYQEVQNFINVELSNFYLDYGKDILYIEAKDAHKRRSMQTVLYEILIDLTKLLAPIIPHTADEVWSYIEYQPEESVHLSTLPERQDVDRELIQKWTTFMSLRDDVNRALEHARNEKTIGKSLQAKVKIGNSASFDTVSFLKQFEDLHQLFIVSQVEVVETPNGQDYQFANVSIEHAEGEQCARCWNYSNDLGAVGEMTALCPRCQQVVKTLN, from the coding sequence ATGGATTATAAAGAGACGTTGTTAATGCCTAAAACGAAATTCCCTATGCGTGGAGGATTACCAAACAAAGAACCTCAAATTCAAGCCGAATGGGAAGAAAAGCAATTATATGAAAAAATGTTAAAGAAAAATGAAGGGAATACGCCGTTCATTTTGCATGACGGACCTCCATATGCAAACGGTAATTTACATATGGGACATGCGTTGAATAAAATCCTCAAAGATTTTATTGTGCGCTACAAAACGATGCAAGGGTTTTATACACCTTTTGTTCCAGGATGGGACACGCACGGGCTTCCTATTGAGCAAGCTTTAACAAAAAAAGGCGTTAAACGTAAAGAAATGTCTACTGCAGAATTCCGAAAAAAATGTGAAGCATTTGCACTAGAACAAATTGAATTACAAAAAAAGGATTTCAAACGTCTAGGTGTGAATGGAGATTTTAACAATCCATATATTACGTTAAAGCCTGAATATGAAGCAGCTCAAATTCGCTTGTTTGGTGAAATGGCGGATAGAGGTTTAATTTATAAAGGTAAAAAACCTGTATACTGGTCACCGTCAAGTGAATCATCACTTGCTGAAGCAGAAATTGAATATCATGACAAGCGCTCAGCATCCATTTATGTTGCCTTTGACGTTAAAGATGCGAAAGGAACTGTTGATGACGACGCCAAATTCATTATTTGGACGACGACACCATGGACGTTACCTGCAAACGTTGCTATTACAGTTCATCCAGAATTAACGTATGTCCAAATGAGCGTTGAGGGTCAAAAATACGTAATCGCCGAAGCTTTAGTCGACAGTGTTGCAGATGCATTAGAATGGAATAAAGAGACGGTTGTTCGTGAAAAAGCGTTTAAAGGCTCAGAATTAGAGTATGTCGAAACAGCACATCCGTTTATTGACCGTGTATCACTTGTTATTAATGGCACACATGTAACAACGGATGCAGGTACTGGTTGTGTGCATACGGCACCTGGTCACGGGGAAGATGACTATATCGTAGGTCAAAAGTATGGTTTAGAAGTTATTAGTCCAGTGGATGATAAAGGTGTATTTACGGAAGAAGCTGGTCAGTTTGCTGGCATGTTTTATGATAAAGCTAATAAAGAAATTACAACGTTATTAACTGAAAAAGGTGCGTTATTAAAGTTAAACTTTATTACACATAGTTATCCACACGATTGGCGTACAAAAAAACCAGTTATTTTCCGTGCTACGCCACAATGGTTTGCATCTATCTCTAAAGTACGAGAAGATATTTTAGATGCCATCAATGAGACGATGTTTAAAGTTGATTGGGGTAAAACACGTATTTACAATATGATTCGTGATCGCGGTGAATGGGTCATTTCACGTCAACGTGTATGGGGTGTACCGCTTCCTGTATTTTATGCAGAAAATGGTGACACGATAATGACAAAAGAAACTGTGAATCATGTTGCAGATTTATTCGAAAAGCATGGTTCAAATATTTGGTTTGAGCGTGATGCCAAAGACTTATTACCAGAAGGATTTATGCATGAAGGTAGCCCTAATGGTGTGTTCACTAAAGAAGAAGATATTATGGATGTTTGGTTTGACTCTGGATCATCACATCGTGGTGTGTTAGAAGGTCGTCAAGAGTTAAGTTACCCAGCAGACATGTATTTAGAAGGTAGTGACCAATATCGTGGATGGTTTAACTCTTCAATTACAACATCCGTAGCAACACGAGGCATCTCACCATACAAAATGCTGTTATCTCATGGTTTCGTTATGGACGGTGAAGGTAAAAAAATGAGTAAATCATTAGGAAATGTCATCGTTCCAGATACAATTGTTAAACAAAAAGGTGCTGACATTGCCCGATTATGGGTATGTTCAGTGGATTACTTAGCAGACGTACGTATTTCTGAAGAAATTTTAAAACAAGTCGCTGATGTTTATCGTAAAATCCGCAATACTTTACGTTTCCTACTCGGTAATGTGAGTGATTATAACCCTGATACAGATAAAATTTCAGAAGATAATTTATTAGAAGTAGATCGTTACGTTTTAAATCGTTTTAGAGAGTTTAAAAATAGTACGCTAGATCACTTTGATCAATTTGATTATCTTGATATTTATCAAGAAGTTCAAAACTTCATTAATGTTGAATTAAGTAATTTCTATTTAGATTACGGTAAAGATATTTTATACATCGAAGCGAAAGATGCGCACAAACGTCGAAGTATGCAAACCGTACTTTATGAAATCTTAATTGATTTAACGAAATTATTAGCGCCAATCATTCCACATACTGCTGATGAAGTATGGTCATACATTGAATATCAACCAGAAGAGAGTGTACATTTATCAACACTACCTGAGCGTCAGGATGTAGATCGCGAATTAATCCAAAAATGGACGACATTTATGAGTTTACGTGATGATGTTAACCGAGCATTAGAACATGCGCGTAATGAAAAAACAATTGGCAAATCTCTACAAGCAAAAGTTAAGATTGGAAACAGCGCATCTTTTGATACCGTTTCTTTCTTAAAACAATTTGAAGATTTACATCAACTCTTTATAGTGTCTCAAGTTGAAGTAGTTGAAACACCAAATGGTCAAGATTATCAATTTGCGAATGTATCGATTGAACATGCTGAAGGTGAACAATGTGCACGTTGTTGGAATTATTCTAATGATTTAGGTGCAGTGGGGGAAATGACTGCATTGTGTCCACGTTGTCAACAGGTTGTTAAAACGTTAAATTAA
- a CDS encoding YggT family protein, translated as MTMQTLETIFQFLLFVVKIYSYGMIVYIFMSWLPGARESAVGQFMAKIYEPYLEPFRRIIPPLGMIDLSPIVAFIVLNLFQRGLIEIYRLIVIYLL; from the coding sequence ATGACAATGCAAACATTAGAAACCATATTCCAATTTTTATTATTTGTAGTTAAAATCTATTCTTATGGTATGATTGTTTATATTTTCATGAGTTGGTTACCTGGTGCACGAGAAAGTGCTGTCGGCCAATTCATGGCAAAAATATATGAGCCATATTTAGAACCGTTTAGACGTATCATTCCGCCGCTAGGTATGATCGATTTATCACCAATCGTCGCGTTTATCGTGCTTAACTTGTTCCAAAGAGGACTTATTGAGATTTATCGATTGATTGTAATATATCTTTTATAA
- a CDS encoding RluA family pseudouridine synthase: protein MQKHEFKIDDATLELQRIDKVLPQFNSDWSRSQIQDWIKEGQVKVNNKVVKSNYKVKLNDNIVVTEAELIEADIKPENLELDIYYEDEDVAIVYKPKGMVVHPSAGHYSGTLVNGLMYQIKDLSGINGEIRPGIVHRIDKDTSGLLMVAKNDVAHRHLVDQLMAKTVTRKYTALVHGHIPHEFGTIEAPIGRNQNDRQSMAVVDNGKEAITHFNVIENFKNYTLVECQLETGRTHQIRVHMKYIGYPLVGDPKYGPKKTRDIGGQALHAGIIGFTHPRTGEYIERSAPLPNAFETLIEEIRKEDMT, encoded by the coding sequence ATGCAAAAACATGAGTTCAAAATTGATGATGCAACTTTAGAATTGCAACGTATTGATAAAGTATTACCGCAGTTCAACAGTGATTGGTCACGTAGTCAAATCCAAGATTGGATTAAAGAAGGTCAAGTTAAAGTAAATAATAAAGTGGTAAAATCAAATTACAAAGTCAAATTAAATGATAACATTGTAGTGACAGAAGCGGAATTAATTGAGGCTGATATTAAACCAGAAAATTTAGAATTAGATATATATTATGAAGATGAAGATGTTGCGATAGTGTACAAGCCTAAAGGCATGGTCGTACACCCATCTGCAGGTCATTATTCAGGCACTTTAGTTAACGGGTTAATGTACCAAATTAAAGACTTGTCTGGTATTAATGGTGAAATTCGCCCAGGTATTGTGCATCGTATTGACAAAGATACATCTGGTTTATTGATGGTTGCCAAAAATGATGTTGCGCATCGTCACCTTGTCGATCAATTGATGGCCAAAACAGTAACGCGTAAATATACTGCACTTGTTCATGGACATATTCCTCATGAATTTGGGACGATTGAAGCGCCTATTGGTCGTAATCAAAATGACCGTCAATCTATGGCAGTGGTTGATAATGGTAAAGAAGCAATTACACATTTTAATGTCATCGAAAACTTTAAAAATTATACGCTGGTCGAATGTCAGCTTGAGACAGGGCGTACACACCAAATTCGTGTACATATGAAGTATATTGGTTATCCACTTGTGGGTGATCCTAAATATGGACCGAAAAAAACGCGTGATATTGGCGGACAAGCTTTACACGCCGGTATAATTGGATTTACCCATCCGCGTACGGGTGAATATATTGAACGCAGTGCGCCTCTTCCAAACGCGTTTGAAACGCTTATTGAAGAAATTCGTAAAGAAGATATGACGTAA
- a CDS encoding DivIVA domain-containing protein: MAFTPSEIKNKSFTRIKNGFEPTEVEQYLEQLSTEIERLKEDKKQLEKVLEERDAHIQSFKDVEKSVGEAIVSAQRAADETKAAAQKEHDAIIQKAHAEANRIVNDGIEKARRLSFQTEDMKRQSKIFRSRFRMLVEAQLDLLKSDDWEYLLNYDLDAQQVTEENFQHLHQQDITAQEHQAQQQAKEAQSTEVKNQNDGDKQEK; the protein is encoded by the coding sequence ATGGCTTTTACCCCAAGTGAAATTAAAAATAAATCTTTTACGCGTATTAAAAACGGTTTTGAACCTACAGAGGTTGAACAATATTTAGAACAGTTAAGCACGGAAATTGAGCGCTTAAAAGAAGATAAAAAACAACTTGAAAAAGTTTTAGAAGAAAGAGATGCGCATATCCAATCTTTTAAAGATGTAGAAAAGTCAGTAGGAGAGGCGATTGTGAGTGCGCAACGCGCGGCTGATGAAACAAAAGCGGCAGCGCAAAAAGAACATGATGCGATTATTCAAAAAGCGCATGCTGAAGCGAATCGTATTGTTAATGACGGTATTGAAAAAGCGCGTCGCTTATCGTTCCAAACGGAAGATATGAAACGTCAATCGAAAATTTTTCGTTCACGTTTCAGAATGCTTGTTGAAGCGCAACTCGATTTGCTTAAGAGTGATGACTGGGAATACTTATTGAATTATGATCTTGATGCTCAACAAGTAACTGAAGAAAACTTCCAGCACTTACATCAACAAGATATTACTGCGCAAGAGCACCAAGCCCAACAGCAAGCAAAAGAAGCACAATCAACAGAAGTTAAAAATCAAAATGATGGAGACAAGCAAGAAAAGTAA
- the pyrR gene encoding bifunctional pyr operon transcriptional regulator/uracil phosphoribosyltransferase PyrR, with amino-acid sequence MGERIILDESAINRTLTRIAHEILEYNKGSENLALLGIKTRGEYLAKRIQQKIQEIENVSVPTGTIDITQFRDDVEMRDVALAQSFDIDIDLNNRIVIIVDDVLYTGRTVRASLDAILLHRRPKKIGLATLVDRGHRELPIRADFVGKNIPTSHEESVEVFLTEVDDRNAVIIQ; translated from the coding sequence ATGGGTGAACGCATTATTTTAGATGAATCCGCAATCAACCGTACGTTAACACGAATTGCACATGAAATTCTGGAATATAACAAGGGTTCTGAAAATTTAGCTTTGTTAGGAATTAAAACCCGCGGAGAGTATCTCGCAAAGCGGATTCAGCAAAAAATCCAAGAGATTGAAAACGTATCTGTTCCTACTGGAACGATTGATATTACACAATTTCGAGACGATGTTGAAATGCGTGATGTCGCGTTAGCGCAGTCTTTCGACATTGATATTGATTTAAATAATCGCATCGTCATTATTGTGGATGATGTTTTATACACTGGACGTACAGTGCGGGCATCATTAGATGCAATTTTATTGCATCGACGTCCAAAAAAAATTGGTCTTGCTACATTAGTAGATCGCGGTCATCGAGAATTACCTATCCGCGCAGATTTTGTAGGAAAAAATATTCCAACTTCTCATGAAGAATCGGTGGAAGTTTTCCTAACTGAAGTAGACGATCGAAATGCCGTTATAATTCAATAA
- a CDS encoding YlmH family RNA-binding protein → MELYQHFRAEERQMIDMLTDKARQADTQYSPILTAFLDPRDQYILKVIIGSFPSLSCHFFGGGKSERQRAIIAPDYFEPELDDFEISLIDIDYPEKFVTIQHQHVLGTLMSLGIERDQIGDIIVGERIQFVLTNQIKSYIMMELTHIKGAAVKLNAVSIENMIKSKEQWQTHQTTVSGMRLDVVMKEMIRKSRTISQALIQRKRVKVNHTLIESVDFQLDEGDLLSIQGYGRARVVQIGERTKKDKIRLTYQTLFK, encoded by the coding sequence ATGGAGCTTTATCAACATTTCAGAGCGGAAGAGCGTCAAATGATAGATATGTTGACCGATAAAGCAAGACAAGCAGATACACAGTATAGTCCTATTTTAACTGCTTTTTTAGATCCACGTGATCAATATATATTAAAGGTCATCATTGGGAGCTTTCCTTCCTTGAGCTGTCATTTTTTTGGAGGTGGGAAGAGTGAACGTCAACGCGCCATCATCGCACCCGATTACTTTGAACCCGAACTTGATGATTTTGAGATAAGTTTAATTGACATTGACTATCCAGAAAAATTTGTAACAATACAACATCAACATGTATTAGGTACGCTCATGTCATTAGGCATAGAACGTGATCAAATTGGGGATATAATTGTCGGGGAACGTATACAGTTCGTTTTGACAAATCAAATTAAATCTTATATTATGATGGAATTAACGCATATAAAAGGTGCGGCAGTTAAACTTAATGCCGTATCAATTGAAAATATGATAAAATCTAAAGAGCAATGGCAAACACACCAAACGACTGTAAGTGGGATGCGTTTAGATGTAGTCATGAAAGAGATGATACGTAAATCACGGACGATTTCACAAGCACTCATTCAACGTAAACGTGTCAAAGTCAATCATACACTTATTGAGTCGGTAGATTTTCAATTAGATGAAGGCGATTTACTATCAATTCAAGGCTATGGTAGAGCGAGAGTGGTACAAATTGGTGAACGCACGAAAAAAGATAAAATAAGATTAACCTATCAAACGTTATTTAAATAG